In the Pseudorasbora parva isolate DD20220531a chromosome 23, ASM2467924v1, whole genome shotgun sequence genome, one interval contains:
- the LOC137063175 gene encoding interleukin-6 receptor subunit beta-like, translated as MDASHNFFLLLMFLHYAIVSSDDFIKIVPNSIGKIPVEVGTNFTVTCHLLEGSGSTSDDIEWIWGNVSIEKQYYHKINETSVSVTVNITSDMKGWLRCQVTLKTLPVKRTNGIFIEAGYLPLKPKNLTCIAVQEGNDISPNLKCYWEPGSRDPLLDTTYTLYADEGVNIYKGICNQKLAKSCTVNLGTFPNHMSISVWVEVKNALGSVQSDDLTCSDALCFVKLNPPLDVQAVAEVNFPSSLMVTWKRPIDILQKITYVIRYCQVDSDVWLEVPESFTQAHTDSFRLQSLEPFTEYVVQMRCTQEGLQSYWSDWSANTTIRTAEDNKPITFCLSRLVA; from the exons ATGGACGCTTCACATAATTTCTTCTTACTCTTGATGTTTTTGCACTATGCCATAG TTTCCAGTGATGACTTTATAAAAATTGTCCCGAACTCCATCGGTAAGATTCCTGTTGAGGTGGGAACAAACTTCACAGTGACATGTCACCTGCTGGAGGGATCTGGTTCCACCTCAGATGACATTGAATGGATTTGGGGAAACGTCAGCATTGAAAAGCAGTATTATCATAAAATAAACGAAACGTCCGTCAGTGTTACTGTTAACATCACCAGTGACATGAAGGGTTGGTTGCGTTGCCAAGTCACCCTGAAGACCTTGCCAGTCAAACGTACCAATGGAATCTTTATCGAAGCTGGAT ACCTTCCATTGAAACCAAAGAATCTGACGTGCATTGCTGTGCAGGAGGGCAATGATATTTCCCCTAACTTAAAATGTTATTGGGAGCCAGGATCACGGGACCCGCTGCTTGACACCACTTATACCCTTTATGCTGACGA AGGAGTCAACATATATAAAGGCATCTGTAATCAGAAGCTTGCAAAAAGTTGCACCGTCAACCTGGGCACTTTTCCAAATCATATGTCTATAAGTGTGTGGGTTGAAGTAAAGAACGCACTGGGGTCAGTGCAGTCAGATGACCTTACATGCTCTGATGCTTTGTGTTTTG tGAAACTTAATCCACCATTGGATGTCCAAGCTGTCGCTGAAGTTAACTTCCCCTCATCTCTTATGGTGACTTGGAAACGTCCCATTGACATCTTACAGAAAATCACTTATGTCATCAGATACTGCCAAGTAGACTCCGATGTTTGGCTAGag GTGCCTGAGAGCTTCACCCAAGCGCACACAGATTCATTTAGACTGCAGTCTCTGGAGCCTTTCACTGAATACGTGGTACAGATGCGGTGCACTCAAGAAGGGCTTCAAAGCTACTGGAGTGACTGGAGCGCCAATACTACAATTCGCACTGCAGAAGACAATAAGCCTATAACCTTTTGTCTGTCAAGGCTGGTGGCGTGA